A single region of the Nocardioides sp. W7 genome encodes:
- a CDS encoding SulP family inorganic anion transporter: MPERRYVGKDALAGLPGAISSVPDGMASAVLVGVNPVYGLYASFAGPVAGGLTSSTRLMVITATTAAALAAGSAVSGLDREERPEALFLLTVMTGLVMVAAGLLRLGRYTRFVSHSVMTGFLTGVAVNIICGQLGDLSGYAAEGANSLAKAFDVITHPGNINVASLLTGIGALVILFGLARTRLNTVSALVALVIPTLVVILTSADVIRVEDQGAIPRSLPVPSFPDLGLISVDLVANAFAIAVIVLVQGAGVSESAPNADGRPSNMNQDFLAQGVANLASGLVRGLPVGGSVGQTALNVSAGARTRWASILGGLWMGVILVVFAGVVGLVAMPTLAAVLIFAAVGALRPDQVATIWRTGRMSQIAMAATFAATLILPVATAVAVGVVISLLLQLNRETMDLTVVELVPTDDHQFTEQPDPPTLSSHQVTVLDVYGSLFYAGARTLQARLPEVGESRAPAVVLRLRGRTSLGATFFRVVAAYAEQLSAAGGRLYVSGLDPHMAELLARTVPVSLSPPDRAFGATPVLGESTWAALHDAQAWVVRPTT; encoded by the coding sequence ATGCCAGAACGCCGGTACGTCGGCAAGGACGCCCTCGCCGGCCTCCCGGGCGCGATCAGCAGCGTGCCCGACGGCATGGCGTCAGCCGTGTTGGTCGGCGTGAACCCCGTCTACGGTCTCTACGCAAGCTTCGCGGGTCCGGTGGCCGGCGGACTGACGTCGAGCACACGGTTGATGGTGATCACGGCGACAACGGCCGCAGCACTGGCCGCCGGCTCGGCGGTGTCGGGGCTGGATAGGGAGGAGCGTCCGGAGGCGTTGTTCCTGCTCACCGTCATGACCGGCCTGGTCATGGTTGCTGCGGGGCTGTTGAGGTTGGGGCGCTACACCCGCTTCGTCTCGCACTCGGTGATGACCGGCTTCCTCACCGGCGTGGCGGTGAACATCATCTGCGGGCAGCTCGGTGACCTGTCCGGTTACGCCGCCGAAGGGGCGAACTCGCTCGCCAAGGCCTTCGACGTCATCACCCATCCTGGCAACATCAACGTGGCGTCGCTGCTGACTGGGATCGGTGCCCTGGTCATCCTCTTCGGACTGGCGCGGACCCGCCTGAACACGGTGAGCGCGCTGGTCGCCCTCGTCATCCCCACCCTCGTCGTGATCCTCACCAGCGCCGACGTGATCCGAGTCGAGGACCAGGGCGCGATCCCGCGGTCGCTGCCGGTGCCATCCTTTCCCGACCTGGGCCTGATCTCGGTCGATCTCGTCGCCAACGCCTTCGCCATCGCGGTGATCGTGCTGGTCCAGGGGGCAGGCGTGAGTGAGTCGGCGCCCAACGCCGACGGTCGGCCCTCGAACATGAACCAGGACTTCCTCGCTCAGGGCGTGGCCAACCTCGCCTCAGGTCTCGTCCGTGGTCTGCCCGTGGGCGGATCGGTGGGGCAAACTGCCCTGAACGTCTCGGCCGGGGCGCGGACCCGGTGGGCGTCCATCCTCGGGGGCCTGTGGATGGGGGTCATCCTGGTCGTCTTCGCCGGAGTCGTCGGGCTGGTCGCCATGCCGACCCTGGCCGCGGTGCTGATCTTCGCCGCTGTCGGGGCGCTCCGCCCGGATCAGGTCGCAACCATCTGGCGCACCGGCCGGATGTCCCAGATCGCGATGGCCGCCACCTTCGCCGCGACCCTGATCCTGCCCGTAGCGACCGCGGTCGCCGTCGGAGTCGTCATCTCACTGCTGCTGCAGCTCAACCGGGAGACCATGGACCTCACCGTCGTCGAGCTCGTCCCCACCGACGACCACCAGTTCACGGAGCAGCCCGACCCGCCGACCCTGTCCAGCCACCAGGTGACCGTCCTCGACGTCTACGGCAGCCTCTTCTACGCCGGCGCGCGCACCTTGCAGGCCCGGCTGCCGGAGGTGGGGGAGTCACGGGCGCCCGCCGTCGTGCTTCGCCTGCGCGGGCGCACCTCGCTCGGCGCGACGTTCTTCCGCGTTGTCGCCGCCTACGCCGAGCAGCTGAGCGCCGCCGGAGGTCGGCTCTACGTGTCCGGACTCGACCCCCACATGGCCGAGCTCCTCGCTCGGACCGTGCCGGTCTCGCTCTCGCCCCCCGATCGGGCCTTCGGTGCCACACCCGTCCTCGGTGAATCGACCTGGGCAGCCCTTCATGACGCCCAAGCCTGGGTCGTCCGGCCCACCACCTGA
- a CDS encoding phage holin family protein has protein sequence MAEDARLPRERGLRWGDVGRALISLAGASIGLIIASWFIPGFDVDNLEQALVAGILITVVGAASRFLLVRGAVWLGWVGAVLLGLFAQAFAIWIVVYAPQGGGLDDLGWSLLGSWIVAAVATLFVWVATAGTDDAVTASLLRRKRLQRNRRPIDDPDLPGVVFVQADGVPYPVLEWCVRAGTLPTLSRWIRGGSHQMVEWRPMLPATTPASQMGILHGTIDGIPAFRWVDRPTGRVFVANKPGDAKDIEALHSDGRGLLVDDGVSVSNLFTGDAPTAFATMSAVDRTRETKEARRTISEFLSRPAGFARSLSRTVSEIGRERFQASRSRRRDVRPRVHRGWDFTLERAGISGVLRDLNTTLVTDAMLRGRRVIYVDYVDYDAVAHHAGILQPESLSALEGIDAVLAQIEKVAAVAERHYEIVVLSDHGQSQGAIFADRYGEDLATLVARLADVSVVATESDEGSGTLNSMVAGSADTDTVFGRAMDRASDQLTPEPVKNVAPAEGDRFLVFGSGNLGLVYVAGEKRRLARDELDARFPALIPGLVAHPGVGFVVVDTVEHGPVALGPGGEHRVRDGVVVGVDPLARFGPYAAAFVLRAASMAETPDLYVNSLLDELGEVAAFEGLVGCHGGLGGWQDRAMVVHPVGFEVPDEMVVGADSLHRVLVGWLERLGHRTSLSHTADHA, from the coding sequence GGTCGCGGGGATCCTGATCACGGTCGTCGGTGCGGCTAGCCGGTTCCTGCTGGTACGGGGGGCCGTGTGGCTGGGCTGGGTCGGCGCAGTCCTGCTCGGCCTCTTCGCGCAGGCGTTCGCGATCTGGATCGTCGTCTACGCACCGCAGGGCGGCGGACTCGACGACCTGGGTTGGTCGCTCCTCGGGTCCTGGATCGTCGCTGCCGTCGCGACGCTGTTCGTGTGGGTGGCCACCGCCGGTACCGACGACGCGGTGACCGCGTCGCTGCTGCGCCGCAAACGTCTCCAGCGCAACCGCCGCCCCATCGACGACCCGGACCTCCCCGGCGTGGTCTTCGTCCAAGCCGACGGCGTGCCGTACCCGGTCCTCGAGTGGTGCGTGCGCGCCGGCACCCTGCCGACCCTCTCCCGGTGGATCCGCGGCGGGTCACACCAGATGGTCGAGTGGCGCCCGATGCTGCCCGCCACCACGCCGGCGAGCCAGATGGGCATCCTCCACGGCACGATCGACGGCATCCCGGCGTTCCGTTGGGTCGATCGGCCCACCGGCCGGGTGTTCGTCGCCAACAAGCCCGGCGACGCGAAGGACATCGAGGCGCTCCACTCCGACGGGCGCGGGCTGCTCGTCGACGACGGGGTGTCGGTCAGCAACCTGTTCACCGGCGATGCCCCTACCGCCTTCGCGACCATGAGCGCGGTCGACCGCACCCGCGAGACCAAGGAGGCGCGGCGCACGATCTCGGAGTTCCTGAGCCGACCGGCCGGGTTCGCCCGCAGCCTGTCCCGAACCGTCAGCGAGATTGGTCGCGAGCGCTTCCAGGCGAGCCGTTCGCGACGTCGGGACGTACGGCCCCGGGTGCACCGGGGTTGGGACTTCACCCTCGAGCGGGCCGGCATCAGCGGCGTGCTGCGCGACCTCAACACCACGCTGGTCACCGACGCGATGCTGCGCGGCCGGCGTGTGATCTACGTCGACTACGTGGACTACGACGCCGTCGCCCACCACGCCGGCATCCTCCAACCGGAGTCACTGTCCGCGCTCGAAGGCATCGACGCGGTCCTCGCACAGATCGAGAAGGTCGCCGCGGTCGCCGAACGGCACTACGAGATCGTCGTCCTCTCCGACCACGGACAGTCGCAGGGTGCGATCTTCGCCGATCGGTACGGCGAGGACCTGGCCACCCTGGTCGCCCGTCTGGCCGATGTCTCGGTCGTCGCCACCGAGAGCGACGAGGGCAGCGGAACGCTGAACTCGATGGTCGCCGGCTCGGCTGACACCGACACCGTCTTCGGGCGCGCCATGGACCGGGCCTCGGACCAACTGACGCCCGAACCGGTCAAGAACGTGGCTCCGGCCGAGGGCGACCGCTTCCTGGTCTTCGGCTCCGGCAACCTTGGGCTCGTCTACGTGGCGGGCGAGAAGCGTCGCCTGGCGCGCGACGAGCTGGACGCCCGGTTCCCCGCTCTCATCCCCGGGCTGGTCGCGCACCCAGGGGTCGGGTTCGTCGTCGTCGACACCGTCGAGCACGGGCCGGTCGCCCTCGGACCGGGCGGGGAGCACCGCGTCCGCGACGGGGTGGTGGTCGGCGTCGACCCGCTCGCCCGCTTCGGGCCTTACGCCGCGGCGTTCGTGCTCCGGGCCGCGAGCATGGCCGAGACTCCCGACCTCTACGTGAACAGCCTGCTCGACGAGCTCGGCGAGGTGGCGGCGTTCGAGGGACTCGTCGGCTGCCACGGCGGTCTCGGCGGGTGGCAGGATCGCGCCATGGTGGTGCACCCGGTCGGGTTCGAGGTGCCGGACGAGATGGTGGTCGGTGCCGACTCCCTGCACCGGGTGCTGGTCGGGTGGCTCGAGCGGCTCGGCCACCGCACCTCCCTGTCCCACACGGCCGACCATGCCTGA